ACTCCAACCAAGTCCTATTTAAGAAATTCAGCCAAAATGATATGCACAAGCATGAATATTCAGGCTGTAAATAATGTGAAAGATAATACAAATTTTCCACTCATGATTTCAATAGTCAAACATAGTAcggacaaaaaataataaatactggCAACTCTGCTTGCATTATTCTGCTTTTCCCCAGAGCTTGCTCTGTTGTATGTGGACAGAACTATTGTCTCCGCACCTGCAGTACACTTGGCTTGATGCTGGCGACGGAGAGGACATCATCGATTTGGCGGCTGTTGAAGTTGGAGAGCCCAATCGCCCTCACCAGACCTTTCCCCACAAGGCGTTCCATGGCCGCCCACGTCACCTTGTAATCGATGTCATCGTAGAGCAGCGTTCCATCTTCTGTCCTGGGAAAGCTGTCCTTGCCACGTCTGCAGAGAGGGGCGATCAGACAGGAGCTGTTAGTGGACCAAGCTGCCTCCGTGTTGATGAGCATGGGTTCCCCTCTGCCCATGCTGCGCTCTCCCATTGGATGATCTCTCAGCATGAAACCCGGGGCTCACAGGAAGAAGGCTTATTAGTCACACCCTGTCAGGATCTCCAGGCTTTCCAAGCACAGCCCTATTGACACACTGTCACTGCCTGCTGTGAGCCGGCACTCACCCGCCTGCTGTCTCAGTGAGAGAGGCCCATTCAGGCAGGTCTGGACATGACACGACACGACGCCAATCTCAACAGACGTAGGTGCGTCCAAAGTCTCTCAGCAATTTATAAAATTGCTCAGTTTATGTTATTAAATGCAGCACACTGCTTCACAgcaatcagaaacacacagaccagaGCTTATCTTCTGAAACATCTAGGAATGAGTGGGTTTTTAACGACCAAGTACAAGTTCCTCACTCCAGGCCTCAAATGATTGTTTCACGCGGGAAGTCTGCCTCCAGCGCCACTTCATCTGGGAAGCACAAGCTGGGGGCCAGAGGGCGGGGCTTACTGGAAGGCGTAGGGCCAGTGGATGAGGTAGAGGTCGAGGTAATCCAGCCCCAGCTCCTTCAGCGACTTCTGCAGGGCCGGCTCCACATCCTCTGGGTGATGGTTGTTGTTCCACAGCTTGGAGGTGACAAACACGTCCTCCCTCTTCAAACCCTGTGGAGATattcacacacgcgcacacgtgcacgcacaacAGTGTCTGGATTTGTCGTCTGTGATGAGACCCCAGTTACAGGACCCCAGTCACAAGTGATGCCACACATTACTTTCATGTTTAAGACtgattactcttttttttttgttgcaacatGCAAGACGTCATATGAAATAGGTTTGATATAcataatcacaaaaaatatatctaCATCAAAGATGTTTGCTTGGCCATTACAAACACgagcatgtgtgtacatatagTGAAATAAAGAGTCTGGCTCACCTTGTCTGGCCCCAGTGCCTCACGCAGAGCCTCTCCGATCTCTGCCTCATTGCCGTAGATGGAGGCACAGTCAATATGGCGGTAGCCAGCCTGCAGAGCCCAGATCACCGCCTGCTTCACCTACGGCACCAACATATACACAATAACCATTACTAAGCTtaacaaacagaagaagaagaaaggctttatttgtcacgtgcatatacatgtacatacagtgaaatgcatcctctgcatttaacccatcctaattacttaggagcagtgggcagccacaatgcagcgcccggggaccaactctaGTTCTGaagccagtgccttggtcaagggcaacggcAGGAGTAcgcctaggggcaatttagactctccaattaacctaacctgcatgtctttggacaaaATACATTTAGGCAAATCATGGTACTGTGAGTCATACATAGTTCATTCATAAGGAAAGACCTTTTTGCATTCACACCTTTCTTGTGGacaaaatacacaatacacCTCTGTCTCATCAGAAAGATTTTCTTTTACACTTTATTTCCTTGTTGACTGGGTTGGTCCATGGTTGCCAAACCCTACATTGGGTAATTTTTCTGCAATGGTGACAGTTCCTTGTGTCTGCTGGTCAAAAGAAAGGGCAGGGATAATGCTAGATCTTTAAACTTTGTGTAAATATGGCAGATTAAAATTCAACATATTTATTCCAGTAGTTCTTAGTATTTCTCCAGATGAAAgaaactatgtataaaaactgctgtaCAATAACTCGTTTGCTTCTCTAGAGCAAATTGAGAAGAACAGAGAAGGAAGATCCCCATTTCCATTAACAGATTCCTTTTACATTTAATATCTGACCATACAAAGTCtagcaaatatttttcatgaactTGAAGATCAATTGTTAACATGCTTTACTTCTCAAGTTCATATTTTCTCGTTACCTTTCACAAATTGAATGtttcataacaaaaaaaatggcaagTAGGTTATTCGGTCAGAGAATTTACAGCTGACAAACCcaagtgtacatttttatgaatggctGAAGAGCAAACAGGCAGATGGTCATGTTATGTATTTAATGACCTGTGCTTACTGAGGCAagtgcagtggaaaaaaaacaaaggaaaatatcAAAGGACAGGCTGTTTTTGTAGACAACATCTGAGCTTTTCATTAGCGTTCGCCGCCTGCATCGCCACTTATCCAGCCCTTCATCTGGTCTCCATGGCAATAGAACTAAAAAgcccggtgcattgtgggtgccACTGAAAGAGGCAagagggtcagtgctgtgaatAGCAATCTTTTGTCTCTTTTGTCGCCGCCCCAGCACATCATAAGACACCCTTGCAATGAAATTCTACTTTGAAAATCTGACATGAATCTGTGGACAGTTTATACGTTATGAAATTTCACTGAACAGCACCTATATTTTAAGCATCATAAAGGGTGTAATAAAATGACTATGAATTCACCTTTCATAATTCAGCTTCTCAtaattggaaaatattatttttcattgcttACTTTCACAAGATGACATTAACTATATCAATaggcctaaaaaaaaacacacaaaaataaatagatggTTAAGTTAGTCATGTGTTGGCAAGGTTTTTGTTGAATATGGTTATTATGCAATGAATCTCTCCTCTGTCATCAAACACTCACCTTCCCGGGCTCACTCTTCCACGTCCCCAGTCCAATGAGGGGCATCTTCCGACCGGTGCCGAGTACTGCAAAATCATTCATACTGGACTCTTTGGGTAtcttcaacaaaataaaaacagaactcTCGTCATCACAAAATCTTACATTGACTTTCAAATACGATACTCCTTCCAAATTTCAACACTGGCCGCTTTTAAGCCTTATATCATACAAGCATGACGaatgtttatttcaaattaatataTGACATACTTGAACATATTTGGGTGCATTGTGACGTGGCAAATGCACAGCGGTTATGATGAAAAGCAACTGCCCTGGACAAGTACTCCTCCCTTGGATAACTTGTCAAATTTCAGCTAATGCACGGGCTCCGGAAGCTGATTAGATAGCAGGATACTGTTCGCCTCTTACTACCACATAGAAAATACGTTTACATAATAGTCATTAACCTCCAATAAACGTTAATACGAGACCAAGCTTTATGAGACTGAAAACGCCGAATGTCAGGTGACTTCCTTTCGTCCTGTCCGGATGACTGTCAAAAAATTACATGCTAGCCTACTCGGATTGTCTTTGAAGGACTTTAAGATAGTGCTTGTTTTCTCCAGGTATTTAGATAAATCCTCTGTTTTTCAATACTCTGCagcaattaattaatacattttgctAAGATTGCTGggattatatttgcattttcagcaaaaaaatatcCACAGAACAAATCTAATAGTCATAGATTTCTTAGATCCTCAGTTTCCTTTATCAAATCCCTTTCGATACGACACTGATTTTTCAGGTTCACGAAGAATAAACGTATTAAAGCGATGCTGTTCGATCTCGAAAATGTTTAAACAAAGACAAGCAATATAGCAACTGCCAATATATCTAAATGCATCTTATCGAGCAAAAAGTACGGGGTGTCGGTCAACTTCCTGGATTGAAAAGCCATAATTCTGCTTACTCACCtgcttctcattttttaaagaataggGAAACGGGAAATCATAGCTGATTATGTATGCTGCGTTTTGTAGCCTTTGGAGGCGAAATGCATGTTCTCTACACAGCTAGCCTACGTGGCAATTTCTTGGCTATAGCCTACAAAAATGCatgtctttaaatattttttgtggacTTACTCAGGATAGTCTTCGATTTGTGAAAGCAGCAACCCCGCCAGATATCTTGAAATTTTGCTAATATTTAATTGAGCTTGTTGGCACAGTCCCACTCTTATGATATTTCCGTTTCCGGGGTTGATGTAAAAGCTGCAAGACCTACATTGTATAAACCTAATTTGTGAAATAGGTCGAATTTGTGTGATACACTGTgccataatttaatttgttactTATTGGGTAATAAAAAGCATGATAGCCTCCGCACGTGCTGCTTTAATCAGACTACAATAAAGATTTattaacactgaaaaccagAGTAGCAAGTTTCGTAAGTCTATTCCTTCCAAGAATTCACAGTGTAACTTTGTTTAGACCCGTAACCATAGCTATTTTACAgcagaaaatggaaatgaatggtAATTGTGTCCGATGCGAAGTTGCCTGAAGATTACGGAGTTTAGtattttgtatatataataatgGATTGGTGGTACGAGGAACGTTTTGAACAAAATTTAAAagtcagtttatttattcagactatttgttttgattttgagtAGCCTATCTTTCGTGTAATCAAGTTACAACCCCACACAATAGCCTACAATGAATCGCGCTACATCAAAATTGAACCATCGTGTGTGTGGGCCAGTACGCTacaaaatgctatttaaatgatttaaatgacCAATTGATAGTTAGGAGAAAATGCAAAGTCATGCTGGTAAAGCAGACAAGGAATAGTTAGCCACGTTTTGTACAACTCTTAAGGCGGGGTATTACAGGCGGTCTGTCATCGCGATAAGTGCACGGCTATAAAGTCTAGACCTAGTATTTCCCACTCTTTCCACACAGCTTTCACCCAGCAGAGGGCGAGACGTCAATAAGATTCTAACACTGTCTCATTCACGTAAGTTGCTACttaatttaaatgtagtttACATTTcgattttaataatttaaatcacAGCTGCGTATTTAGATCGTAGGCTACTACAAGTGGAGCAACTAGACCTCGCATTTTACATTGCTAAACCTTTTTGACGGAAGATATCCTAGCTGTCACCTATTTTGCGAGGGGAATTTAATATGCCGTTATTACGCCAGTTGTATATTTTGCAATTAAACTCCGACTAGAATTCGGGATTCCCAGcagttatgtatttattgactATTATCTCATTCAAATAATTGAGATTGTTTGAAATTTGTTCCTGAATTTATCCGTCGGGTCCTATCCGAAAAATGAGCGTAATTGCATGAAAGAAGCTGtctatttaaaatatgacaaaacacTTCATACTTCGCTTGTTCGACATACAGTATTTCTCTTTTCTTAAATATCGAAATTATTGTTACAGTTTAGGTCGCTTTAATAATAAGCCAATTTTTGGAAACCATGCACTGCTTTGTTGCGTCTGGTTCATAGAACTTTCGAACGTACAATTAGTGGAATTGCAATGGGCAGTGCATTTACttgatcattttgttttttggaaagatATGGCGTTCGGTTAAATGTAGGTGACGGATGCGTTTCCAAGAGCTTGTCCTTGGGTTCAATACCCAACAGGAAGTTGCGAGGGGAAAGCTAGGAAAGAGAGTGCAAGCATACAACATGTTTTTCGCTagtgatgtatttttaaatgtacgtTCAAATTGTTGAAAGTTGGTCATTATTAACCGAAAGCAAATGTATGGTCTGAATTCGCCTTCAGTTAATCTTTGTccactgtcatttaaaaatgcgtTATCAGCTGCTGAGATGTAATCAGTTCACTGGGTGTGGAGGGCTGTTCCATCTACCTGCTGATTTTGTTTCCTCAGTAAATTCAGAGATGGCAGCAGGTGAAGCTCGCATTGGGAAACTGGCCCCTGACTTCAAAGCAACAGCTGTAATGCCAGATGGTCAATTCAAGGAACTCAAAATCTCCGACTACAGAGGTAGTACGACCTGCACCGCACATCAATATTCACAGTTGTAGCATAAATGCGGAGCCCTGGTGCTCCTGTCACGTGGTTGTGAATGCATATAGTAACTGAAACTGACACCCAGTTGTTTCTCTTGGTAGGctgggatatttaaaaaaattgactgCATCAAGGAGTTCTTTCGCTTTTGATGGGTAAAATACAGTTGCAGAAGAGATTAGGTTACAGTGCATATCTGGGACTGAAAGCGTTAAAGCATtatatgtatttacagtattgGTAGTTAAAGCGTTTCCATGTGAAAAATATCAtctttttatatcatttttacattttaaatatcggaagttccccctttttttggagggaagaaaattaaacctgtatttatattatatctttccattcaaatgaaaatgtttcccATTTCAGTTGGATGTTCAAATTCAAGTAAACGTATTTACTGTATAAGCCAATTTTACAGCTTTTTCCTACAAGTGCCagttcataaattaaattgtgttatCAGGCCCCAGTATTCTAAATTTGCATTTGGTTCcagataaatggtaaatggaccgcatttatatagcgcttttatccaaagcgctttacaattgatgcctctcattcgccagagcagttaggggttaggtgtcttgctcaaggacacttcgacacgcccagggcggggtttgaatcggcaaccctccgactgccagacaatcggtcttacctcctgagctatgtcgccctagaTAAACTGTAAATGCACAGTAAAGATAAGATACTGCAAATTCCAACATCCACTAGTGCAACCAACAAAATCGCAGATTTGGAGACAGTAATGTTTTATCCAGTgaacaatgaaaacattcaatTGATTTGTTCTAAGTCATCCATGTGGATACATCTACTGTAAGATGCTGCCACACCAAACTGCtactttttaatataaatgcCATTCACGTAGCTTGTGTAAACTGATGAAGCATTTGAGATCGTCTTGCTGTATCTTGTTGAAAAGTATGTAAAACAAAGATTGCTGTCtaacagttaaaaataataataataacttgcgACTGCTGGGAAGTAGCTTATTTTGTGTTCACACATAATGTGAGAGAATGTGCCTTAAGTTGATGTCAAactttgtttatgtgtgagagGACAGTACTTACAGTGATGGTTAAATATGGATAGCTTTCTACCTTTTCAAATGCATAAACCTTGCAAGCTAGCTAGGCACTAGGACTGTACTCCCTTATCAATTTCAATAATCTTTACAGATTACAGGTCAGTTTGTCTATTACACCATTGTCTTGGGTGTCCCAGACTGGGACTCCcagttttatatatatgtataaatgcaatgattgcATTTAGACTTATGCAGTGTATATTGTGAAGCATTTAGTAGGACCCAGTggtaatacaaaaaaatggtCCTGTGCAATTCCTTCCCATTGTTTGCTGAATTGTTTTAAGACTGGTTATAATTAAGAGGTGCGcctccataacttttccaggacAGAATTTGGTCTGCTGGAAGAATGTTGCCTGCTCACAGCATGCATTTGCCAAGTATAGTCTGAAATGGCAAGCGTGGGTTAAATACATATTACCAAAAAAACAGTTCCTGGGCTCTTCAAAGAGGCTATGCAGAGTGAAATGTTGGTACACTCCTAGCGTTGAGATACATTACATAACAGACTGATGTTTTGACTTGGCATTGTCCTCAGAGCAACATCATATTATTACTATGAGTATAGCTAGACTGTCATTGCCGTTGTTACACACAGGTCAGGCAGATGTGCTTTGTCGACGCACAGGAGGACACGTATACCTCCCGATTTGTTCAGTTCACCTTTTGAGTCTGAGGAGGATGCCAAGTTCATACATCAGTCTTATTGAAACAGGCTTAATTCTATGAGTGCCCCAGTGTTCCTCCCTGGACAGTCTCTTTGAAGAGCTCAggtattgttttgaaaatggtCATGGTTGAATGCGTGttgctgttttctctgtttgcaGGAAAGTATGTGGTCTTTTTCTTCTACCCGATGGACTTCACCTTCGTGTGTCCCACCGAGATCATTGCCTTCAGCGACGCTGCCGAGGAGTTCAGGAAGATCGACTGCGAAGTCATCGGCGCTTCTGTGGACTCTCACTTCTGCCACCTTGCCTGGTACGCAGACAAAAAGTAGACCGTACAGCCCAAGGTTTAggcatctgtttttttaattggcccCAGCCATCCAGCATTGCTCTACTAGTGATGCATTACAGGCGTGTGCATTGTTGTCTTTGCTCGTGTTTCCTGGTAGGGTCAACAAGCCCCGCAAGCAGGGTGGTTTGGGCCCCATGAAGATCCCATTGGTGGCTGACGCGCTGCACTCGATCTCCAAGGCCTACGGCGTGCTGAAGGAAGATGAAGGCCTATCCTACAGGTGAAGGATGGGTGGATCTTGTATTGGAGGGCAGCCGTTCATCACGCAAGCATGAAAACAGTCCCACAACAGTTCATTATTGAGCAAATTATTGATGTTATTTCCTAGCTGCATCTTATCCAGCTTTCTGGGACATCAGAATCATTGATGTTTCATTTTACTGCATGTCCAGTATTCAGACTGCTTTCTGTGGTTCCAGGGGGCTGTTCATCATTGACGATAAGGGCATCCTGAGGCAGATCACTATCAACGATCTGCCGGTGGGCCGTTCCGTGGAGGAGACTCTTCGCCTGGTGCAGGCGTTTCAGTTTACGGACAAGCACGGAGAAGGTACTGCCTACCGCCACCTCTGAGCGTCTGCAAGTATGTCGGTCATCTTCACTTCTAGCGCTTCCCACCGGAAGGTTGATGTACCGAGATACTTCggaaaaaaatactgttaaaATGCTGTTAAAACGTGGTCTGTTaatactgccctacaaagcctaactgcaggaACTACGCAAAGAGTAATACTgagaaaaatgtctttaaagtgttttaactggccagccaaatgggATATAGTTATAtaagtgatattgcactaattgtactCATGAGGTcatttttatgcccaaaaaccatgacggctggccagttaaaacactttaaagccatttttctcagttttaccctttgcgtagttactgcagttaggctttgtagggcagaaTAGTGACGTAATGTGTAGCCCTGtttaaggtcaaaggtcaatgcTCAGGGTCTTTCTCGCTTTTGCAGTGTGCCCCGCTGGCTGGAAACCAGGAAGCGACACCATCAAGCCAGATGTCCAGATGAGCAAGGAGTTCTTCTCCAAACAGTAACGGGCAGACCCGAGTCTGCTCCAAACGACCGTTAGACCTTAGCAGTCCTAAAATCTGTAGGTGAAATGGCACAGTTGCTTGCAAACAGGGTATTGTGTATGTAATTTCCATTTTGAATATGCGCCTAGTTACTGCTCAGCGAGCCCTTGAGACCTGAAGGTGGTGATCAAAGCGATTATCACCACGTTCGGTGCAGTGTTGGAGATTTAGATCCATGAGCCTGGTTCAGTTATGTCCTGTGTAGATATGTCCAGAGTTACGTAACATTAGATATTTCTTCAGTGCTTGCCGTTGTGGCTTCATATGTTGAAATACAATtttgacacacacaaaaccctaCATTGTATCAGTGTTGGGAGACCAAGTCGGACCAagtcactgcaaaaaaaaaatggtgtaaTTTGGCTCTTTTCCCTCCATCCGGTATTGCACTGTGAAGCAAATGTGCAGTTGTTTTGTAAgttgtctttttcatgattgtAATAAAGGATAAAAacggtatgtttttttttttttttttgtattatatgcAGGGTGGACATTTACTATActtatttcatttgattaaGGAGTCTGTGTACTATTACTACTTAATCTAATGAAGTTAGTTTCaagctcatcctgttaagatGTTGTTATAGTCCGATGACAGCCCCATGGTTTGGTGTCAAATCTGGACCTTTCCAGCAGTCCAGCAGGTCTGATGCACAATTCGCGATAGCCTTGTCCAGGTCTTGTCGGCTGGAATGACAGTGCCTCATTGcgcaccagtgacccctgctggttggtCAAGTACCTGCATATCCGTCAGTTgaacagtaggcctacatgaaGGAGCTTCGAGAGTTTCGAATAGCGGTGCGGTAAGAAGCATCCCAGACATCGGGGCAGTGCCTGTCTGCGCTCTAAATATGGactaaatttttaaaagatatcaTGATAGATGAATGGCATATAattgcatatgtgtatgtatattattCACAGCAAGATGAAAGTGCTGTGAGTATAATGCAGATTTTGGTACCCCCAGAAGTTCACATTTGACTGCAAATTACTCTTTCAACGAGgcaatgatcccaagcataccaaaaaaatcaatcatgAAATGGTTAGCTGACCTCTATTGTTTTGCATGTTAATCTCCACACTTGAACCCAATCACTAATTCgcaatttgaaatgaaaagcgCAGTCGATAAGTGCGGACTGCAGGATCTTGAAAGATTCTGTAGGAAGGAATGGACAAATATGTTCATCAATCTTAGACAACACTCACAGCACTAGATTACACAGTAGGGTTGATACCCTTGCAAAGTGAGGGTGCACAGATTACTGAAAACATAGACATGAACAATCGTGACACCTATCTTTCTGTAAACTATTCTttacttgttaaaaaaaattcacagtaACGGGATGGgtgtaaaaaaacataatttcatgaAACAGGCTACATTTGGACATTGCTTTGTGTGGACCACTTGACTTTTTAGTTGTTGGTGGCCGGATTTGTGGAGCCCATCTCATAAAATCAATGCATCGTGACGACAATCTATTAAGTCGATCTATGCTGCTCTTTTAAACGATATAGGGTGAGCTCATTATTTGACAAATAAGAATCTCACCGTGTTGTACGCACCTTAAATGGAGCCATGCCGCCTAGTAGCGTACTCGTTCTATGGATGTTATGatgtcttcatttttcattttgcatatgccgaataatttcatgtttgctATGATAACGGCTTGCGAATGTGGCGGAAATGAACTGTCTTTCTCTTTGACCGTTTTGGTTAAAAATGACGCGTTTTGTAAATATTCACGACGACTGTGAGCGCACGCTATAATTAGGCTGGAGGCTAGGCTGTGTGGTAAAAGCTATAATGTTTAGTTACCACTAAGTGGCAGTAGAATTTTACAAAGCAATCATCACAGAATAGGCAAGTACGTGTATTGTTTGTCTGtcattgctttcatttcagaaagtttactttacttttttataGTAAAAAGCCGCGATGACTCAATTTTTGGATTTAATCGACTTCTCGCTTTTGCGTTAGGTGTAGCCTTACACAGAACCTCTTCCCATCTGCATTCTCGAATCACACTTTGTTATGGACAGTATATCGTCCACCATAAGGGCCATAGTTGCAGATAGACCTGTAGGCTAAACCGCTTAAATGAGGAACTGAGACGtatgattattttttcctcttagCATGAACTATATAATGAGCTATTGCTCACTGCCAAAATATACAAGCAGCCATATTGCGGAAGACCTCACGGATGACAGCAGCGTTCCTCTGAATACACTCGATTGGAAAAATGCTGGCAAGAACGTGGTGGTGACGTACGCACCGTGATATCAACGACCGGCGGGTCTATAACAACTTCAGCAACTTAAATCTACTATCTTCACGTGTGTACCACTCTAATATTGTAGCTATTCATTGATATCTGTGGGAAGGCAGTAGCGTAAGCAGTCCGGTCGATGTTCCCCGATTCATTCCGAAATGTTACGGAAACCTGCCACCACTTCTATAACCGAGAACTGTGCTAGATGGGTAATTTTCTTCACGTAAATGTCACAGATATCTACTAGGCTTGTTTTAATAGCCTATGCAAATTGTACATCTAAAGCCAAGTTTATTATTTGACCAAATATGATAGGGTCTCCTCTTAAGGTGTTATTCATTGTTAATTCGTTAAAGTTAACACATTTAACTGCTGACccataataaaaaagaaattcatgaAATCACAAACAGGCATAGGGTGCGTGCACCCGACTACAGTGAGTTGTGTTAATTTAGGTAAAGTTCgctagttagttagctaacgttaacaccTGAGCTCTTAATGGATACATATTACCCAAGCCATATCCAACTTACTCTCATTCACAGACCCAAAACCCCtccaagtaaaaataaataaataatgagtcaCGAATCATAATAATGAACATTTATCAGAACAAAATAGTCGATGCCATGTTCGGGTTACAACTGCGCATGCTTCGTCCAGAACCGCTTTGTATAAACTGCTTTCTCCAAGCCTGCAGCAAGCTGATATAGGAGAGGGGcgggcgggttggggggggtgccGTTTAAAGTTGTCGAGGCGGGGCTGTTGGAAGTTGTCGAGGCTGGGCTGTTAACCGGTTTAGGGGGCGGGGGATGGGCGCAGAAATGCGttttatgcattcaaacgacaaagcccTTCTCGTCACATTCATACCGCTAATGAAATCAactggcagtaaactgcatcggagaaattagctgtttcaacccgtcgcaacacaaaacactgcacacaaaatttattgccagtcatttcggtgtcaccaCCCTTTGATGGTGTCACCCGttgcggtccgcacccccctagtgacgcctctgcgCATGATACATATGCGTACAAAGTTCAGTAGTTCTAAAGAGCAAGGGCATTCAAactattcaaatatttattcaataagtaaataaattcaatttattgaaACCATTTAGCATATTCTGGAAAAACTGAACAATATAGACAACTCAAAAACGTCAGCAAATTCAGTATATAATAACTTGgtaacaggaaataaaatgctgtgtttttcaaGAACCTGGAGTGGCACAGGCAGTATATGTGATCTGACAACCTTTTGAAATTTTGAAGatctcccctccccttttatTATAGGTGAAAATGTTACACCGTTTATACTGTTATGAAACAATCAAGGAATAGATGACTAGTAGTTAACTATTCCCATAAAGACGTAAAATAGAAGATTCATGCATACACATGAAAcacactgtccctttaagaaaCCCAGTTTCTCTGCATGCAAAGGGAAGGCAGTGTAAACATGCAGCGCTGAGTCTGATTCACATAGCAAATTAACAAGAATGTAATGTAGAGAAAAAAGCTACCTTTCCTTTGGGTTCCAGCACATTTATGAAagttcatttttgaaattgcaGATGCTCTGCGAATACAAGGAACCACCAAAGGACCTTTTTTTAGGAGAAcatggtccctgttggactcatatgtactgtgTTAATAAATAGATTATTAGATAGGATAGACTACTacaaaactatatatatatatatatatatatttttttttttttttttttttttttttttcagccattcagatgtggacttgatTTTGCGTTTTTTGGATCACTgccttgctgcataacccaattacacttcagctcacggacagatgaccagacattctccttaagcATTTTCCGTCAGAATTtgtggttccttcaataat
This is a stretch of genomic DNA from Anguilla rostrata isolate EN2019 chromosome 4, ASM1855537v3, whole genome shotgun sequence. It encodes these proteins:
- the akr1a1b gene encoding aldo-keto reductase family 1 member A1-B, with product MNDFAVLGTGRKMPLIGLGTWKSEPGKVKQAVIWALQAGYRHIDCASIYGNEAEIGEALREALGPDKGLKREDVFVTSKLWNNNHHPEDVEPALQKSLKELGLDYLDLYLIHWPYAFQRGKDSFPRTEDGTLLYDDIDYKVTWAAMERLVGKGLVRAIGLSNFNSRQIDDVLSVASIKPSVLQVEGHPYLSQAELLAHCRERGLVMTAYSPLGSPDRFWKHPDEPVLLDEPVISALAQKYKRSPAQIILRWQTQRGVVTIPKSVTQSRIEENIQVFDFTLEAEEVKSIMALNKGWRYIVPVITVDGKPVPRDAGHPHYPFSDPY
- the LOC135253841 gene encoding peroxiredoxin-1 codes for the protein MAAGEARIGKLAPDFKATAVMPDGQFKELKISDYRGKYVVFFFYPMDFTFVCPTEIIAFSDAAEEFRKIDCEVIGASVDSHFCHLAWVNKPRKQGGLGPMKIPLVADALHSISKAYGVLKEDEGLSYRGLFIIDDKGILRQITINDLPVGRSVEETLRLVQAFQFTDKHGEVCPAGWKPGSDTIKPDVQMSKEFFSKQ